The Arthrobacter sp. D5-1 genome segment GGACCGGTCCAACACCGGGGACGATGTCCACGCCCACACCGGCCAGCTTCAGCGGAATCACGATGTCGGAGAAGAAAATGGCCGCATCAACATCATGGCGGCGAACCGGCTGGAGCGTGATTTCCGCCGCAAGTTCTGGTCGCAGGCAGGAGTCCAGCATCGCCACGCCTTCGCGTACCTTCAGGTACTCGGGCAGGGAACGGCCTGCTTGACGCATGAACCACACAGGCCTGCGGGACGGCGTGCCGCCGCGGTAGGCGGTAATCAACGGCGAGTCCGAGGTCCGGCCGTCCTTCAGCGGGTGGTTGGCGTCGAGGGTTCCCGCGGGGGCGTTGGAGGCCGTACTCTTGGATGCTGCCGAGCTAGAAGTCATGCCTTCGATTGTGCCGAAAATCCGGTGCAAAAGATAACGACAAGCTGTCACGTTGAGCGCCTCCCGGGCCTTTGTGGCGGCGATCACTCCCCTGCGTGTGGATCGCCACGGTGCCATATTGTTCTACCGGGCTACGAAAAAGCTATGATTGGGGTGCTGTGGTTCTTTTCTCATTGGTGGCGACACACGCCGACATCGACCTCGAAACTGTCGCTCAGTTGAGCAACGGTTCCTCTGAGCTTGCCTCGGCAGCTCTGACGGACTCCCCGGTGGTTTCCGGGGCCGTGGTCCTGGCGACGTGCAACCGCTATGAGGTTTACGGCGAAACGGCCAACGGGGCGGACCTCGAAGCAGCCCGCTCCGCCCTCGTTTCCCAGATCAGTGAACTGAGCGGCCTGAACGAGCAACTCGTCTCCCGTTCCTTTGCTACCCACACCGGCCCTGACGTCACCCGCCACCTCTTTGCCGTGAGCGCCGGGCTGGACTCCGCCGTCGTGGGCGAACGCGAAATCGCCGGCCAGGTCCGCCGGGCACTGATTACAGCCCAGCAGGAAGGCACCGCGAGCTCCGGCCTCGTCCGGCTTTTCCAGGCGGCTTCCAAGACCGCCAAGGATGTTGGCGCGCAAACCGCCCTCGGTTCCCGGGGCCTCTCGATCGTGTCCGTCGCCCTGGACCTCGCAACCGATCTCGCCGAGAACGATGACTGGTCCACCAAGAAGGTCGTGGTCTTCGGTACCGGGGCATACGCAGGCGCCACGATGTCCCTTCTCCGGGAACGCGGCTGTACTGATATCTCCGTCTACTCGTCGTCCGGCCGCGCCGAAGGTTTCGTCGCCACCCGCGGTGGAACAGCGCTCGACGCCGACACTCTCCCAGCCGCTGTTGCCGCAGCTGACGTCATGATCGGCTGCAGCGGATCGGACAACCGTGTGGAGGCCGCAGACCTCGCCCGTGTCCGTGCACAGTCGGGCAAGCCGTTGATCGCCATCGACCTTGCCCTCACCCATGATTTCGATCCCGCTGTGGGCGAACTCGACGGCGTTGAGCTCTTGACGCTTGAGTCCGTTCGGCTCGCCGCACCCCAGGAACAAGCAGAGTCGCTGTCCCAGGCAAGTGCAATCGTCACCGGCGCTGCCGCGTCCTTTGAATCCGAACGCGAAGCGCGTTCCGTGGACACGGCCATCGTGGCGCTTCGCCGCCACACCATGAACGTCCTGGACGCCGAGATGGAAAAGGTCCGCGCCCGCCACGGTTGCACGGCCGCCGCCGAAGAAGTGGAGTTCGCACTCCGCCGCATGGTCAAGCAGCTCCTCCACATCCCCACAGTCCGTGCACGCGAACTTGCCGCCAACGGACAGCAGGATGACTACGTCGCAGCCCTCGAGGCACTCTACGGAATCCAGGTGGAACAGCCCCAGGCTGCAACCCCGGCCGCCGAATGCCCCGTGGACCACCAGCAGCTCCGCTCAGAGAGCGCCTGAGCAGACGGGGCCGTGCCCTCGAGCCCCAGGCATCCGCTCATGTGGGACTGCCAGGCACGGCTGGGGGCGAAAAACGACCTAGTAAACGGGTTTCGCCGGCTCGACGTCGCGCACCCAGGCGAGGATACCGCCGTCGAGGTGGCTGACCCGCGTGTAACCCGCTTTCCGCGCAGCCTCCAACACAGCAGCCGAGCGCGTGCCGGCCTTGCAGTGGAAAACGATGTCCTTGTCCTGGGGCAACTCCACCCACGCTTCACCCGAGAGAATACGGCCCTGCGGGATGAGGACTGAACCGTCAATACTGACGATGCTGTGCTCCCCCGATTCCCGGACATCCACCAAGTCGAAGTCCCGCTCCCCCGCCTCCCGCTCTGCGAGCATCGCTGCAAGGTCCTTCGCGGACACAGTGTGTTCCTGGTCGGTTGCTGCCAAAGGCGTCACACCGCAGAAAGCTTCGTAGTCCGTCAGCTCCGTGATGGGTTCGGCTTCCGGGTCCTTGGATACCCTGATCTCGCGCCAGCTGCCGCCAAGTGCGTCAAAAAGCGCTACCCGTCCCAGCAGTGAACGCCCGACGCCGGTGATCAGCTTCACGGCTTCGGTCACCATGAGCGAACCAACCGCTGCGCATAACATGCCGAACACTCCGCCCTCGCCGCAGGAAGGCACCGAACCGGCGGGAGGAGCTTCAGGGTAGAGGTCCCGGTAAGTGGGTCCGTGCTCGGCCCAAAACACGCTGACCTGGCCGTCGAAGCGGAATATGGAGCCCCAGACATAGGGCTTGCCGAGGATGGCGGCGGCGTCGTTGACCAGGTAACGCGTGGCGAAGTTGTCCGCGCCATCGAGGATGAGGTCGTACTGCGCAAACAACTCCAAGGCGTTGGATGAGTCCAGCCGGATGTCGTGCAGGACGACGTTGACCAGCGGATTAAGTTCGTTGATGGCGTTGCGGGCCGACTCGATCTTGGGGATGCCCACGTCCTTCACGCCATGGATGACCTGGCGCTGCAGGTTGCTGAGGTCCACTACGTCGTCGTCAACGATTCCGAGTGTGCCAACGCCGGCCGCAGCCAAGTACAACAATGCCGGAGAACCAAGTCCGCCGGCGCCTATGACCAGCACTTTGGCATTCTTAAGCCTGCGTTGGCCCAGGGCACCGATTTCGGGAATGATGAGATGCCGGGAGTATCGCTCCACTTCGGCCGGCGTGAGTTCGACGGCCGGTTCAACAAGGGGCGGCAGGACAGCGGGCGCAGCAGGGCGGGCAGCAACAATTGAGGCCATACCCCAATGTATGCCTGCCGATGCCGCCCGGTCATATTACCCACCGGTAGAGTGGTCATAACTGCAAAGGAAAGGCGGCAGACTGTGGCTGACGGCACAAGGGCACACGATGGGGCACCGGCCAAGCAGGAACGGGCTGTTTCAACGCGTTCACCAAGGTTGCCGCGCGACGAGCGCCGTGCGCAGTTGCTGAATGCGGCGTTGGAAGTTTTTGTCTCCAACGGATTCCATGGTGCCGCCATGGACGAGATCGCCGAGGCTGCCCACGTGAGCAAGCCGGTGCTGTACCAGCACTTTCCGTCCAAGCGTGAGCTCTACATGGCCCTTTTGGACAGCCACCTGGCCGCGCTGACTGAACTGATGCTCAGCGCCTTGAACTCCACCTCGGACAACAAGGAACGCGTGAAGGCCGTGATGCGGGCCTACTACCGGTTCATCGCTGATGACGACCAAGCCCACCGGCTCGTCTTCGAATCTGACCTCATCAACGATCCCGATGTCAGTTCCCGTTTGGAGACGTTCAACAAAACATTCGCTGATGCGGTGGCCCATGTTATTGCCGAGGACACCAAGCTGCCTCCCTTGGAGGCGCAGCTCCTGGGCCGTGGTCTGGCCGGGATGGCGCAGGTCAGCGCACGCTACTGGCTTGAAACGGACGGAAACCTTGACCTCGATGTGGCCAGTGATCTGATCTATCGTTTAGCTTGGCGCGGAATCAGTCGATTCCCCAAAGAGTCCTAGGCTACAAATAGAGGACTGACTTAATACTTGATTGGCTTGGAGGCCTTGCTGTGGAAGTAAAGATCGGCATTCAGAACGTTGGCCGTGAAATCGTGCTCGAATCCGCTTTGGATGCAGACGCGGTGGCCAAGATCGTGGCAGAGGCCGTGTCCAAGGGCTCGGAATTGCGCCTGACCGATGAAAAGGGCCGCCAGATCATCGTTCCCGGCAGCGTCCTGGGATACGTGGAGATCGGCGCAGAGGAAGTCCGCCGCGTCGGCTTCGGTGCCCTCTAGGCCCTCC includes the following:
- a CDS encoding DUF3107 domain-containing protein is translated as MEVKIGIQNVGREIVLESALDADAVAKIVAEAVSKGSELRLTDEKGRQIIVPGSVLGYVEIGAEEVRRVGFGAL
- the moeB gene encoding molybdopterin-synthase adenylyltransferase MoeB, which codes for MASIVAARPAAPAVLPPLVEPAVELTPAEVERYSRHLIIPEIGALGQRRLKNAKVLVIGAGGLGSPALLYLAAAGVGTLGIVDDDVVDLSNLQRQVIHGVKDVGIPKIESARNAINELNPLVNVVLHDIRLDSSNALELFAQYDLILDGADNFATRYLVNDAAAILGKPYVWGSIFRFDGQVSVFWAEHGPTYRDLYPEAPPAGSVPSCGEGGVFGMLCAAVGSLMVTEAVKLITGVGRSLLGRVALFDALGGSWREIRVSKDPEAEPITELTDYEAFCGVTPLAATDQEHTVSAKDLAAMLAEREAGERDFDLVDVRESGEHSIVSIDGSVLIPQGRILSGEAWVELPQDKDIVFHCKAGTRSAAVLEAARKAGYTRVSHLDGGILAWVRDVEPAKPVY
- a CDS encoding glutamyl-tRNA reductase: MVLFSLVATHADIDLETVAQLSNGSSELASAALTDSPVVSGAVVLATCNRYEVYGETANGADLEAARSALVSQISELSGLNEQLVSRSFATHTGPDVTRHLFAVSAGLDSAVVGEREIAGQVRRALITAQQEGTASSGLVRLFQAASKTAKDVGAQTALGSRGLSIVSVALDLATDLAENDDWSTKKVVVFGTGAYAGATMSLLRERGCTDISVYSSSGRAEGFVATRGGTALDADTLPAAVAAADVMIGCSGSDNRVEAADLARVRAQSGKPLIAIDLALTHDFDPAVGELDGVELLTLESVRLAAPQEQAESLSQASAIVTGAAASFESEREARSVDTAIVALRRHTMNVLDAEMEKVRARHGCTAAAEEVEFALRRMVKQLLHIPTVRARELAANGQQDDYVAALEALYGIQVEQPQAATPAAECPVDHQQLRSESA
- a CDS encoding TetR/AcrR family transcriptional regulator — its product is MYACRCRPVILPTGRVVITAKERRQTVADGTRAHDGAPAKQERAVSTRSPRLPRDERRAQLLNAALEVFVSNGFHGAAMDEIAEAAHVSKPVLYQHFPSKRELYMALLDSHLAALTELMLSALNSTSDNKERVKAVMRAYYRFIADDDQAHRLVFESDLINDPDVSSRLETFNKTFADAVAHVIAEDTKLPPLEAQLLGRGLAGMAQVSARYWLETDGNLDLDVASDLIYRLAWRGISRFPKES